ATCAGTTTGCCCGGTTTATCGAAGCGGTTCATGGACGAAGAGGATGGTGCTGAGGAGGATCTCGACGTCGCGTGCGAGTCCGTCCGGGTCCTTGGCGAAGCAGGCTATCCTCTTGGACGGGTACACTTCGACTATTCCACGGATCCCTGGATGATTGGACACTATCGGGCATCGCACCGCGGCGGGTACCTTGCCCGAGGGGACAGTCTGTCACTCGCAGAAGGGGACGAGCCGCCGGCCATAGCAGTGCGGGAGCAGCGGTGGAGACGCGTCTGTGCGGCTTACGAACGGCTGGTGCCTGTCGCGGAAGCCGCAGGCGTCAGGCTGATGATGCATCCTTCTGACCCGCCGACGCAGGATGCGCTCTTCGGCGGGCTGGGATTCCACCGGGTGATCGATGCCTTTCCGAACCCGTGTGTCGGCTATCTCTACTGTTGCGGGACACGCGCGGAGGCAGGAGGACTTCCACTCGTTCTGGACGAGATTCACAACTACGGGCGAAAGGGACGTCTCTTCGAGATTCACTTTCGAAATGTACGGGCGAGCTTTGCAACCGCCGGTGCGTTCGAAGAGGTCCTGCTCGACGATGGGGATATGAACATGTTCAAGATCCTGCGCGAGTTGAAGCGGGTGGGTTACGACGGTTGTCTGAATCCCGACCATTATCCAACGCTTGAAGGGGATGGGCCTGCTGGCAATACCCACGCGCTCGCCTACTCAGTCGGGTATATCAAAGCTTTGTTGGCCGCTCTTGCGTGTGAGTAAGGATGTACAGGATCAGAATCAGGCAAACTTTTTGTAGTTAGCATCGACAACAGGAAGGGGTATCTCATGGCCGCTACAGTCCATGTCGGGAGCCGGAAACAGCTTTTCATCGACGCGCGTTTCTTCGATCGGGCCTCTGGCATCAATATCTGTATGAATCCGCCTTTGCAATCCCCCGAGCCAGTGCTCCGGGCGGACAAGCCTTGGGAGAAGCTTGGGATTGGGGCGTACAACACGGTGATCCGGGAAGGGGAACGGCACTTCCGGCTCTGGTACGGCGCACAGATGAAATCGGGAGGTCCGCAGGAAGGGGCGGTTCGTCTCTGCTATGCGGAGTCCGAAGACGGAGTCTCCTGGCAGAAGCCAGAGATGCACCTCGTCCCGTTCCAGGGTAGCACTGCCAACAACA
This sequence is a window from Gemmatimonadota bacterium. Protein-coding genes within it:
- a CDS encoding mannonate dehydratase, which encodes MIKVATWCQDPSDTTLRQLTQLGVDCVDALPLPTDDRGVFDLDEALKMKKRVHSWGLQVNRISLPGLSKRFMDEEDGAEEDLDVACESVRVLGEAGYPLGRVHFDYSTDPWMIGHYRASHRGGYLARGDSLSLAEGDEPPAIAVREQRWRRVCAAYERLVPVAEAAGVRLMMHPSDPPTQDALFGGLGFHRVIDAFPNPCVGYLYCCGTRAEAGGLPLVLDEIHNYGRKGRLFEIHFRNVRASFATAGAFEEVLLDDGDMNMFKILRELKRVGYDGCLNPDHYPTLEGDGPAGNTHALAYSVGYIKALLAALACE